From one Pagrus major chromosome 21, Pma_NU_1.0 genomic stretch:
- the metap1d gene encoding methionine aminopeptidase 1D, mitochondrial, producing the protein MAAPCSAGLATRSGLGGILQRLCCPRSCGPPTALLCQQHRRFFWRKWKSSHNVVRPATVRPAYAVPKHIVRPDYVDTRLIPEWPDYIEIKGQEQIEGLARACQLARHVLLLAGSSLKVGMTTDEIDFIVHQETIKHNAYPSPLRYGGFPKSVCTSVNNVVCHGIPDSRQLQEGDIINIDVTVYLDGYHGDTSETFLIGEVDEVGRRLVETARRCRDEAIATCKPGAQLCVIGNTISEIAHASGFQVCPYFIGHGIGSYFHCYPEIWHHANDNDMTMDEGMAFTIEPILMEGSVEFRILKDKWTAVSADDKRSAQFEHTVVITSDGVEILTTLPEESSV; encoded by the exons ATGGCGGCCCCCTGTTCCGCAGGACTCGCGACAAGATCAG GACTGGGTGGTATCCTGCAGAGACTTTGTTGTCCAAGAAGCTGCGGTCCCCCCACAGCCCTACTGTGTCAGCAGCATCGGCGTTTCTTCTGGAGGAAGTGGAAAAGTTCTCACAATGTAGTTCGCCCGGCGACTGTTAGGCCTGCCTATGCAGTACCCAAG CACATTGTGCGGCCTGACTATGTAGACACTAGACTGATCCCAGAATGGCCTGACTACATAGAGATTAAAGGTCAAGAGCAGATCGAAGGCCTTGCCAGAGCATGTCAGCTGGCCAGACATGTTCTTTTATTAGCTGGAAGCAGTCTGAAG GTCGGTATGACAACAGATGAAATAGACTTCATCGTGCACCAGGAGACAATCAAGCACAATGCCTACCCATCCCCTCTCAGATACGGGGGATTCCCCAAATCAGTCTGTACATCTGTGAACAACGTGGTCTGTCATGGCATACCTGACAG TCGACAGCTTCAAGAGGGAGATATCATCAACATTGATGTTACT GTGTATTTGGACGGTTACCATGGTGACACCTCAGAAACCTTCTTGATTGGCGAGGTGGATGAGGTTGGACGGCGGTTGGTGGAAACCGCCAGGCGTTGCAGAGACGAGGCCATCGCTACCTGCAAGCCCGGTGCACAGCTCTGTGTTATAGGAAATACTATCAG TGAAATAGCCCATGCCAGTGGCTTCCAAGTGTGTCCTTATTTCATTGGGCACGGAATAGGCTCCTACTTTCATTGCTACCCTGAGATCTGGCACCATG CTAATGACAATGACATGACCATGGATGAAGGGATGGCTTTCACAATAG AGCCCATACTGATGGAGGGGTCTGTAGAGTTTAGAATACTGAAGGACAAGTGGACCGCAGTGTCTGCAGATGATAAAAG GTCGGCTCAGTTTGAACACACGGTCGTCATCACATCTGACGGAGTGGAAATTCTCACCACACTGCCAGAAGAGAGCAGTGTGTGA